The Nocardioides salarius genome includes a region encoding these proteins:
- a CDS encoding DNA polymerase domain-containing protein gives MVKVSAAEVQAGGRAVRVSSPDRIIYEATGRTPEVSKLMVAQYVASVEDGLMRALRDRPTALERWPSGVREGMRLATGPQDSKAEAFYQKRVPKGAPDYLETATVTFPSGRTADEICPTEIAVPVWCAHMGTLTFHPWPVRRDDVDHPDELRIDLDPQPGTSFADAVRVAGVARELLAELGLTAYVKTSGNRGVHVYVRIEPRWEFLDVRHAAIGFGRALERRDEQVTTAWWKEERGERIFVDYNQNCRDRTIASAYSLRPLPGAPVSTPLSWDDLAGIADPRELNLFTVPERLADGGDPWAGIDDEAFSIQPLLDLYEELPGGEMPYPPDHPKMPGEPPRVQPSKKVAGHWDADGNRIED, from the coding sequence ATGGTGAAGGTGAGCGCGGCCGAGGTGCAGGCGGGCGGGCGCGCGGTGCGCGTCTCGAGCCCCGACCGGATCATCTACGAGGCGACCGGGCGCACGCCCGAGGTGAGCAAGCTGATGGTCGCGCAGTACGTCGCCTCGGTCGAGGACGGGCTGATGCGCGCGCTGCGCGACCGCCCCACCGCGCTGGAGCGCTGGCCCTCGGGGGTGCGCGAGGGCATGCGCCTGGCCACCGGCCCGCAGGACTCGAAGGCCGAGGCGTTCTACCAGAAGCGGGTGCCCAAGGGGGCGCCCGACTACCTCGAGACCGCCACGGTCACGTTCCCCTCGGGGCGCACCGCCGACGAGATCTGCCCCACCGAGATCGCGGTGCCCGTGTGGTGCGCCCACATGGGCACGCTGACCTTCCACCCCTGGCCGGTGCGCCGCGACGACGTCGACCACCCCGACGAGCTGCGCATCGACCTCGACCCGCAGCCCGGCACGAGCTTCGCCGACGCCGTGCGGGTGGCCGGGGTGGCGCGCGAGCTGCTCGCCGAGCTGGGGCTCACGGCGTACGTGAAGACGTCGGGCAACCGGGGTGTGCACGTCTACGTGCGCATCGAGCCGCGCTGGGAGTTCCTCGACGTGCGGCACGCCGCCATCGGCTTCGGCCGTGCGCTGGAGCGCCGTGACGAGCAGGTGACCACGGCCTGGTGGAAGGAGGAGCGGGGCGAGCGGATCTTCGTCGACTACAACCAGAACTGCCGCGACCGCACCATCGCCTCGGCGTACTCGCTGCGTCCGCTGCCCGGCGCACCGGTCTCGACACCGCTGTCGTGGGACGACCTGGCCGGGATCGCCGACCCGCGCGAGCTGAACCTCTTCACGGTGCCCGAGCGGCTCGCCGACGGCGGTGACCCGTGGGCCGGCATCGACGACGAGGCGTTCTCGATCCAGCCGCTGCTCGACCTCTACGAGGAGCTGCCCGGGGGAGAGATGCCCTACCCGCCGGACCACCCGAAGATGCCGGGTGAGCCGCCGCGGGTGCAGCCGAGCAAGAAGGTGGCCGGGCACTGGGACGCCGACGGCAACCGCATCGAGGACTGA
- a CDS encoding trans-sulfuration enzyme family protein has translation MRLDSLAVHSGRDDLTALGVHALPLDLSSTNPLPDLDTGGESYESMATGGHPTEGGHVYQRLWNPTVARFETALATLEHAESAVAFASGMAAMSAAVLSRTMLSGKRHVVAVRPMYGGSDHLLSTGLLGTEVTWCTEAEIAASVRPDTALVVVETPANPTLELLDIRAAEAAAGDVPVLVDNTFATPVLQNPLDHGAAMALHSATKYLGGHGDVVGGVIACDEETANGLRQVRAVTGGILHPLGAYLLHRGLATLPLRVRAQQDGAHRLVEFLQGRDEVATVHHPGLDDPRGLVGTQMRGSGAMVAITLHDGYDAAARLTSAVRLFTHAVSLGGVDSLVQHPAALTHRPVAPHARPGAGVVRFSVGLEDPLDLLDDLAAALDASRVATPATPPVAQWRPSTQAPQPAGV, from the coding sequence ATGCGCCTCGACTCCCTCGCCGTGCACAGCGGCCGTGACGACCTGACCGCCCTGGGCGTGCACGCCCTGCCGCTCGACCTCTCGTCGACGAACCCGCTGCCCGACCTCGACACCGGCGGCGAGTCCTACGAGTCGATGGCCACCGGCGGTCACCCCACCGAGGGCGGCCACGTCTACCAACGGCTGTGGAACCCCACCGTGGCCCGCTTCGAGACCGCGCTCGCCACGCTGGAGCACGCCGAGTCGGCGGTGGCCTTCGCCTCCGGCATGGCCGCGATGTCGGCCGCGGTGCTCTCGCGCACGATGCTGAGCGGCAAGCGCCACGTCGTCGCGGTCCGCCCGATGTACGGCGGCTCCGACCACCTGCTCTCCACCGGGCTGCTCGGCACCGAGGTCACCTGGTGCACCGAGGCCGAGATCGCCGCCTCCGTGCGCCCCGACACCGCGCTGGTGGTCGTGGAGACCCCGGCCAACCCGACGCTGGAGCTGCTCGACATCCGCGCCGCGGAGGCCGCCGCCGGCGACGTGCCGGTGCTGGTCGACAACACCTTCGCCACCCCGGTGCTCCAGAACCCGCTCGACCACGGCGCCGCGATGGCGCTGCACAGCGCCACCAAGTACCTCGGCGGGCACGGCGACGTCGTGGGCGGCGTCATCGCCTGCGACGAGGAGACCGCCAACGGGCTGCGCCAGGTGCGCGCGGTGACCGGCGGCATCCTGCACCCGCTCGGCGCCTACCTCCTGCACCGCGGCCTGGCCACCCTGCCGCTGCGGGTGCGCGCCCAGCAGGACGGCGCGCACCGCCTGGTCGAGTTCCTCCAGGGCCGCGACGAGGTCGCCACCGTGCACCACCCCGGCCTCGACGACCCCCGCGGGCTGGTCGGCACCCAGATGCGCGGCTCGGGCGCGATGGTCGCCATCACCCTGCACGACGGGTACGACGCCGCCGCGCGGCTGACCTCGGCGGTGCGGCTGTTCACCCACGCGGTCTCGCTGGGCGGCGTCGACTCGCTGGTCCAGCACCCCGCGGCGCTGACCCACCGCCCGGTCGCGCCCCACGCGCGGCCCGGCGCGGGCGTCGTACGGTTCTCGGTCGGGCTGGAGGACCCGCTCGACCTGCTCGACGACCTCGCCGCGGCGCTGGACGCCAGCCGGGTGGCCACCCCGGCGACCCCTCCGGTGGCACAGTGGCGCCCCAGCACCCAGGCGCCCCAGCCCGCCGGCGTCTGA
- a CDS encoding sulfotransferase family 2 domain-containing protein, with amino-acid sequence MMVSHSARVLFVHVQKTGGITIDRMLQEALPDFEFLPGLGGGRHARLGPALRTYPELSDYFVFGFVRNPWARLYSWWAMIKRAEADAAAGVEKAANQMDHNRLWKRVLATCPDFEAFVLRGTQEQRELRRTQVSYLRTKQREADFIGRQERFDADLHEVFDRLELAWPGTTMHANTGPSSDYRVQYTDEMRDRVAEVFAADLERFGYEF; translated from the coding sequence ATGATGGTCTCGCACTCGGCCCGCGTGCTGTTCGTGCACGTGCAGAAGACCGGTGGCATCACCATCGACCGGATGCTGCAGGAGGCGCTGCCCGACTTCGAGTTCCTGCCCGGGCTCGGCGGCGGCCGCCACGCCCGGCTCGGTCCGGCGCTGCGCACCTACCCCGAGCTGTCGGACTACTTCGTCTTCGGCTTCGTGCGCAACCCGTGGGCGCGGCTCTACTCGTGGTGGGCGATGATCAAGCGCGCCGAGGCCGACGCGGCGGCGGGCGTCGAGAAGGCCGCCAACCAGATGGACCACAACCGGCTGTGGAAGCGGGTGCTCGCGACCTGCCCCGACTTCGAGGCGTTCGTGCTGCGCGGCACCCAGGAGCAGCGCGAGCTGCGGCGCACCCAGGTCAGCTACCTGCGCACCAAGCAGCGCGAGGCCGACTTCATCGGCCGCCAGGAGCGCTTCGACGCTGACCTGCACGAGGTCTTCGACCGGCTCGAGCTGGCCTGGCCCGGCACGACCATGCACGCCAACACCGGGCCCAGCAGCGACTACCGGGTGCAGTACACCGACGAGATGCGCGACCGGGTGGCCGAGGTCTTCGCGGCCGACCTCGAGCGCTTCGGCTACGAGTTCTAG
- a CDS encoding GNAT family N-acetyltransferase gives MSEPHADLTFRSLEPGDEGADAALLRGWLEGLARGFHDGRNDQAEFDRWRRYAGRDGAVVRGAWPTARVADGTLPVGTFASWAGELNVGGDRTLGLHMISDVTVAPTHRRQGLLRRLMTEDLDHALAQGRPLAALTATEGSIYGRFGFGPAVRGRRVEIDTGSRFGLRDLDDPGSLEMVEPAEAWPHVREVFDRHLQRTRGAVSRPAFYEMFLTGEYDWDKGAPDKMLRAVLHLDPAGAVDGYALFKHNGDHRKDAAVELVDLAADTPTGYLRLWRFIADIDLVEKVRWGRSPLLGTLDLALVDPRVVTTTALHDTLWVRVLDLPVALEARPWQADGDVVLDVDDALGHTSGRWRVTTRGGAATVRRTDDEAGVRLSAETLGQLYLGDVDVADLAAAGRVSGPDTDAFAAMADGGPTPWCTTGF, from the coding sequence GTGAGTGAGCCGCACGCCGACCTGACCTTCCGCAGCCTCGAGCCCGGCGACGAGGGCGCCGACGCGGCGTTGCTGCGGGGGTGGTTGGAGGGTCTGGCCCGCGGCTTCCACGACGGCCGCAACGACCAGGCCGAGTTCGACCGCTGGCGCAGGTACGCCGGGCGGGACGGGGCGGTGGTGCGCGGCGCCTGGCCCACCGCCCGGGTCGCCGACGGCACGCTGCCGGTCGGCACCTTCGCCAGCTGGGCCGGCGAGCTCAACGTCGGCGGCGACCGCACGCTCGGGCTGCACATGATCAGCGACGTCACCGTCGCACCCACCCACCGTCGCCAGGGGCTGCTGCGCCGGCTGATGACCGAGGACCTCGACCACGCGCTCGCGCAGGGCCGGCCCTTGGCGGCGCTGACCGCGACCGAGGGCTCCATCTACGGCAGGTTCGGCTTCGGCCCGGCCGTGCGCGGGCGACGCGTCGAGATCGACACGGGCTCCCGCTTCGGGCTGCGCGACCTCGACGACCCGGGCAGCCTCGAGATGGTGGAGCCGGCCGAGGCGTGGCCGCACGTGCGCGAGGTCTTCGACCGCCACCTGCAGCGCACCCGCGGCGCGGTCAGCCGGCCCGCGTTCTACGAGATGTTCCTGACCGGCGAGTACGACTGGGACAAGGGCGCCCCCGACAAGATGCTGCGCGCGGTGCTGCACCTCGACCCCGCCGGCGCCGTCGACGGCTACGCCCTCTTCAAGCACAACGGCGACCACCGCAAGGACGCGGCGGTCGAGCTGGTCGACCTCGCCGCCGACACCCCGACCGGCTACCTGCGGCTGTGGCGCTTCATCGCCGACATCGACCTCGTCGAGAAGGTCCGCTGGGGCCGCAGCCCGCTGCTCGGCACGCTCGACCTCGCGCTGGTCGACCCGCGGGTCGTGACCACCACCGCCCTGCACGACACGCTGTGGGTGCGGGTGCTCGACCTGCCGGTCGCTCTCGAGGCCCGTCCGTGGCAGGCCGACGGCGACGTCGTGCTCGACGTCGACGACGCCCTGGGCCACACCTCCGGGCGCTGGCGGGTCACGACCCGCGGCGGCGCCGCGACGGTGCGGCGTACCGACGACGAGGCGGGGGTGCGGCTCTCGGCCGAGACGCTGGGCCAGCTCTACCTCGGCGACGTGGACGTCGCCGATCTGGCGGCCGCCGGGCGGGTCAGCGGCCCCGACACCGACGCCTTCGCCGCGATGGCCGACGGCGGTCCGACACCCTGGTGCACCACGGGGTTCTGA
- a CDS encoding transketolase-like TK C-terminal-containing protein, producing the protein MTTPDPALLREVSRRVLWLATSIVDAANAGRPNDSGVKVGGHQASSASMVDIMVALWFAELERDDRVSVKPHASPVLHALNYLLGDLDEAYLPTLRAKGGLQSYPSRLKDPDTVDFSTGSVGIGATAALWAAMSHRYVTSRFADAPPAGRFVSLLGDAELDEGAIWEAVADPAVARLGEVLWVVDVNRQSLDRVVPELQIARLAGMFEAAGWQVVTIKWGRRISELFERPGGAELRARLEQMPNEEYQRMLRAGSDELATRLLAESEAWSPSTELRGLVDSLDADDLAGLVRDLGGHDLGLLVDTFADVADDRPTVVFAYTIKGRGLPTEGHPNNHSALLTGEQMDALAERTGGDRSAPWSRFPAGSVAAELCEQRAATLRRTPQPPTTPLPVPVALGHAHKRPVSTQAALGRLLADLHRDAPAVAARLVTCSPDVASSTNLGGWINKAGVWSVEDRRDWFADDTERLLRWSERQSGQHIELGIAEVNLVSLLGELGATWSRWGERLIPIATIYDPFVSRALEPWSYGIYSGGQSILVGTPSGVTLAPEGGAHQSITTPSIGLEQPGCTAWEPAFAQDLEWCFLAAMESVGVPGGTSSYFRLSTRPLDPTLAELPDDPALVERRRRQAVAGGYRLPAEHALDQEQVTLVGVGALMPEVLAAAESLRGQGVRAGVVCLTSPDLVFRSFQQRGRRGGGTGGDVLAELLPASAPAPLVTVLDGHPHTLSFLAGARGDRIRCLGVEEFGQSSGLADAYRLHGLDVAAIVDAALGLVE; encoded by the coding sequence GTGACCACGCCCGACCCCGCCCTGCTCCGCGAGGTCTCGCGCCGCGTGCTGTGGCTGGCGACCTCCATCGTCGACGCCGCCAACGCCGGACGCCCCAACGACAGCGGGGTCAAGGTCGGCGGCCACCAGGCCTCCTCGGCCTCGATGGTCGACATCATGGTGGCGCTGTGGTTCGCCGAGCTCGAGCGCGACGACCGGGTCTCGGTCAAGCCGCACGCCTCGCCGGTGCTGCACGCGCTCAACTACCTGCTCGGCGACCTCGACGAGGCCTACCTGCCGACGCTGCGGGCCAAGGGCGGGCTGCAGTCCTACCCCTCGCGGCTCAAGGACCCCGACACCGTCGACTTCTCCACCGGCTCGGTCGGCATCGGCGCGACCGCGGCGCTGTGGGCGGCGATGTCGCACCGCTACGTCACCTCCCGCTTCGCCGACGCTCCCCCGGCCGGCCGCTTCGTCAGCCTGCTCGGCGACGCCGAGCTCGACGAGGGCGCGATCTGGGAGGCCGTGGCCGACCCCGCGGTGGCCCGGCTCGGCGAGGTGCTGTGGGTGGTCGACGTCAACCGGCAGTCGCTCGACCGGGTCGTGCCCGAGCTGCAGATCGCCCGGCTGGCCGGCATGTTCGAGGCGGCCGGCTGGCAGGTCGTGACGATCAAGTGGGGTCGTCGCATCAGCGAGCTCTTCGAGCGCCCGGGCGGTGCCGAGCTGCGCGCCCGCCTGGAGCAGATGCCCAACGAGGAGTACCAGCGGATGCTGCGCGCCGGCAGCGACGAGCTCGCGACCCGGCTGCTCGCCGAGTCGGAGGCGTGGTCGCCCTCGACCGAGCTGCGCGGCCTCGTGGACTCCCTCGACGCCGACGACCTGGCCGGCCTGGTGCGCGACCTCGGCGGCCACGACCTCGGGCTGCTCGTCGACACCTTCGCCGACGTCGCCGACGACCGGCCCACCGTCGTGTTCGCCTACACGATCAAGGGCCGCGGGCTGCCCACCGAGGGCCACCCCAACAACCACTCCGCACTCCTGACCGGTGAGCAGATGGACGCCCTGGCCGAGCGGACCGGCGGCGACCGCTCCGCGCCGTGGTCACGCTTCCCCGCGGGCAGCGTCGCCGCCGAGCTGTGCGAGCAGCGCGCCGCGACCCTGCGTCGTACGCCGCAGCCGCCGACGACCCCGCTCCCGGTGCCCGTCGCGCTGGGCCACGCCCACAAGCGCCCGGTCTCGACCCAGGCGGCCCTGGGCCGGCTGCTGGCCGACCTGCACCGCGACGCGCCGGCGGTGGCCGCGCGGTTGGTCACCTGCAGCCCCGACGTGGCCTCCTCGACCAACCTCGGCGGGTGGATCAACAAGGCCGGGGTGTGGTCGGTGGAGGACCGGCGCGACTGGTTCGCCGACGACACCGAGCGGCTGCTGCGCTGGTCGGAGCGCCAGAGCGGCCAGCACATCGAGCTCGGCATCGCCGAGGTCAACCTGGTCTCGCTGCTGGGCGAGCTGGGCGCGACCTGGTCGCGGTGGGGCGAGCGGCTGATCCCGATCGCGACCATCTACGACCCGTTCGTCTCGCGCGCGCTGGAGCCGTGGTCCTACGGCATCTACTCCGGTGGGCAGTCGATCCTGGTCGGCACCCCGTCGGGCGTCACGCTGGCGCCCGAGGGCGGGGCGCACCAGTCGATCACCACGCCGTCGATCGGCCTCGAGCAGCCGGGCTGCACCGCCTGGGAGCCGGCGTTCGCGCAGGACCTGGAGTGGTGCTTCCTGGCCGCGATGGAGTCGGTCGGCGTGCCGGGCGGCACGTCGTCGTACTTCCGGCTCTCCACGCGCCCCCTCGACCCCACCCTCGCCGAGCTGCCCGACGACCCGGCGCTCGTCGAGCGGCGCCGCCGACAGGCGGTGGCCGGCGGCTACCGGCTGCCCGCCGAGCACGCGCTCGACCAGGAGCAGGTGACGCTGGTCGGCGTCGGCGCGCTCATGCCCGAGGTGCTCGCGGCGGCCGAGAGCCTGCGCGGGCAGGGCGTGCGGGCCGGGGTGGTCTGCCTGACCAGCCCCGACCTGGTCTTCCGCTCGTTCCAGCAGCGCGGCCGCCGCGGCGGCGGCACCGGCGGCGACGTCCTCGCCGAGCTGCTCCCCGCCTCGGCACCGGCGCCCCTGGTGACCGTGCTCGACGGCCACCCGCACACGCTGTCGTTCCTCGCCGGCGCCCGCGGCGACCGCATCCGCTGCCTGGGCGTCGAGGAGTTCGGGCAGTCCTCCGGGCTCGCCGACGCCTACCGCCTGCACGGGCTCGACGTCGCCGCGATCGTCGACGCGGCGCTGGGCCTGGTGGAGTGA
- a CDS encoding Lrp/AsnC family transcriptional regulator produces MPGSQPVDRAAAGLDSLDLDILRALGADGRLTNKALASRLGVAESTCAYRVRSLRDRGVIVGTSVQVDVATLGFPLQAVIKVRLGSHDQQHVTRLYDALVEAPGVLQALHVAGEDDFHLLVAVADPEALRDLVLEHVTVHPVVRSTETQLVFERRKGHGVL; encoded by the coding sequence TTGCCTGGATCACAACCCGTCGACCGGGCCGCCGCCGGCCTGGACTCCCTCGACCTCGACATCCTGCGCGCCCTGGGCGCCGACGGCCGCCTGACCAACAAGGCGCTCGCCTCGCGGCTGGGGGTCGCCGAGTCGACCTGCGCCTACCGGGTGCGCTCGCTGCGCGACCGCGGCGTCATCGTCGGCACCAGCGTGCAGGTCGACGTCGCCACGCTGGGCTTCCCGCTTCAGGCGGTCATCAAGGTGCGCCTGGGCAGCCACGACCAGCAGCACGTGACCCGCCTGTACGACGCCCTGGTCGAGGCCCCGGGCGTGCTGCAGGCGCTGCACGTGGCCGGCGAGGACGACTTCCACCTGCTGGTGGCCGTCGCCGACCCCGAGGCGCTGCGCGACCTGGTGCTCGAGCACGTCACGGTGCACCCCGTGGTGCGCTCGACCGAGACCCAGCTGGTCTTCGAGCGCCGCAAGGGCCACGGGGTGCTGTGA